Proteins encoded in a region of the Cardiocondyla obscurior isolate alpha-2009 linkage group LG18, Cobs3.1, whole genome shotgun sequence genome:
- the Nc2alpha gene encoding uncharacterized protein Nc2alpha, whose product MPSKKKKYNARFPAGRIKKIMQTDEEVGKVAQAVPIIISRTLELFVHSLLTKTMQITSAKNAKTLSPSHMKQCILSESRFDFLKDLVKSLPDVSGPDDELPMSPETPTLPTNAPNTAMACSTTMQHPDPLEYQKHLGLPVSTETNANQRSAKDNRSSNLNQRASATTLSGYSQVPEFHTSIPTAFQISRPNFYMELNASASDQPTSNFARTANIDEDYDT is encoded by the exons ATGCCcagcaagaagaaaaaatacaaCGCTCGTTTCCCAGCG GGTCGTATCAAGAAGATCATGCAGACCGACGAGGAGGTCGGGAAGGTCGCCCAAGCTGTGCCGATCATAATct CTAGGACCCTAGAACTATTTGTACATTCGCTGTTAACCAAGACCATGCAGATCACAAGTGCTAAGAATGCCAAGACTTTAAGTCCGTCTCATAT GAAACAGTGTATCTTATCAGAGAGTCGATTTgactttttaaaagatttagtAAAATCTCTGCCTGACGTCTCGGGACCCGACGACGAGCTGCCTATGTCACCAGAGACTCCTACTCTGCCAACGAATGCTCCAAACACAGCCATGGCGTGTTCGACGACGATGCAACACCCCGATCCATTAGA ATATCAAAAGCATCTGGGACTGCCAGTTAGTACCGAAACGAATGCAAATCAGAGGAGTGCGAAAGATAACAGGTCGAGCAATTTGAACCAAAGGGCCTCGGCGACAACACTAAGCGGGTACTCACAAGTTCCAGAATTTCACACGTCTATACCTACCGCCTTTCAAATTAGTCGaccaaatttttatatggaACTTAACGCAAGTGCAAGCGACCAGCCGACCTCGAACTTTGCTCGTACCGCTAACATCGATGAGGATTACGACACATAG